CCAGCATCGAGCCGGTCGAGATATTCGTTGGCTTTTACAACCTGTGCCTGATGATCAATGCCGCGCACACCGCGCATGATTTCGCGGGTGGCAAAGATATTTTCTGCAACCGACATGTTTGAAAACAGGTTCAGCTCCTGAAAGATCATCGCGATACCGCGCTTTTGCGCGGCGGCAGGGCTGTCGAACGACACTTCCTCGCCGTCGAGAATAATCTTCCCCATGGTAGGGCGTTCAACGCCAGCGATGATTTTCATCAGCGTGGATTTGCCCGCGCCGTTTTCACCGACAAGCACATTGACCGAGCCACGGCGCAATTCAAGATTGGCGCGCTTGACCGCAACAATGCCCGAATAGACCTTGGAAACATCCTCTAGCTTGAGGACGATGTCGTTTTTCTCGTTCAATTCCGTTTCCATTATTTATTTCTCCACAGAGATGGAAACGGGGGTGAGAAGCGGAAGCTGCCCCTTCGATGGCAGAGGGAAGGCACCTTCAGCTTTCACCTTCATGCCGACCAGATTTTCGCGCGGCAGCTTTGACAGCACATCGTCGTTGATGCGGGTGTTGAAAGCCTTGCCGTACTGCGCCCAGTCAATCTGGTTGCGAAATTCGTTGAAACTCACGAAGGGCAGGCTGTCACGGATCGAACTCCCGCGTACCGTCGGCCCGATCTGTACGCGCGCATCGGCCTTGCCGTCGCCGTTGCTGTCGACATCGACATAAGCGGCACGTGACTTTGTTTCAGCGGCAACCACAGTACCTTCAAGCTTGGCTGCAAAAGTCCATGGGGCATTGCCTTGTTTTTCGCGGTGACCGAATTTCTCACCTGCTGCATCAACATCAGCATTGGTGGCCTGTATCACTTCGTCGAGTGTTGCAGTTTTTTCGGCAAAAAACGGTTTAACCTTTGAATCCCAGACGTCGGCAACCGAACGATCGGGATTGAAATTATCGCCGCGTGCTTCGGCGGCTTCTTCTGCTGTTGGCGTCTTGATAATTTTGCAGCCCGAAAGCGCGACACCGCAGGCCAGCAGGATAATGGAAGCTGACTTCAGCACTGACATGAATCTATCCTCGGTATTAAAGCGCGTCGTCCGGATATGGTTGAACGCGACGTACTTTAGGAATTACCGGGAGCGCGCTTTTTAACTGCGCTCCCGGCATCGCAAGCCTTGGGAGTTAGTCCTTCAAAGCGAAGGTTTCGAGCTTGTCTGCATTGTCAGGATTGATGAGGACGCAGTCCATCAGCTGCTTTTCTTCAGCAGGACCCTTACCGGTCTTGATAAATTCGTCAGCCTGAACGACCGCCATCTGTGCCTGGGCATAGGCCGGCTGAAGAACGGTTGCCTTGATGCCACCGGCTTTGATGGAATCGCGGACGTCGTTGGAGCCGTCGAAGCCGACAACGATAATGTCCTTGCGACCGGCAGCTTCAAGTGCTGCCCATGCGCCCATGGCCATGGTGTCGTTGCCGGAGATCACGCCCTTGATCTCTGGGTTTGCCTGAAGAATGCTCTGCATCTTGGTGAAGGCTTCAGTCTGGCTCCAGTTTGCCGACTGCTGCGCTACCATCTTCATGTCTGGATATTCATCAATGACATCGTGATAGCCCTTGGAACGGGTACCTGCATTGAGATCGGATTCACGACCGAGCAGCTCGACATAATTGCCAGCTTCGCCCATCAGCTTGACGAACTCTTCTGCACCGAGCTGTGCGCCCTGATAGTTGTTGGAAACGATCTGCGAAACGGCAACGCCTGAGGCATTGATTTCACGGTCGATCAGGAACGAAGGGATCTTCGCGTCCTTGGCCTTCTGAACGGCTGCAATCGATGCTTCCGAACCGGCATTGTCGAGGATGATAGCCTTGGCACCACGGCCAATGGCCGTATCAACGAGCT
The genomic region above belongs to Ochrobactrum quorumnocens and contains:
- a CDS encoding DUF2291 family protein, whose amino-acid sequence is MSVLKSASIILLACGVALSGCKIIKTPTAEEAAEARGDNFNPDRSVADVWDSKVKPFFAEKTATLDEVIQATNADVDAAGEKFGHREKQGNAPWTFAAKLEGTVVAAETKSRAAYVDVDSNGDGKADARVQIGPTVRGSSIRDSLPFVSFNEFRNQIDWAQYGKAFNTRINDDVLSKLPRENLVGMKVKAEGAFPLPSKGQLPLLTPVSISVEK
- a CDS encoding D-ribose ABC transporter substrate-binding protein — encoded protein: MKFTRRTIARGFAVAALSATLAGGAVMPAWAADLIAIITPSHDNPFYKAEAVGAEAKAKELGYDTLILQHDDDPTKQSQLVDTAIGRGAKAIILDNAGSEASIAAVQKAKDAKIPSFLIDREINASGVAVSQIVSNNYQGAQLGAEEFVKLMGEAGNYVELLGRESDLNAGTRSKGYHDVIDEYPDMKMVAQQSANWSQTEAFTKMQSILQANPEIKGVISGNDTMAMGAWAALEAAGRKDIIVVGFDGSNDVRDSIKAGGIKATVLQPAYAQAQMAVVQADEFIKTGKGPAEEKQLMDCVLINPDNADKLETFALKD